A DNA window from Bradyrhizobium sp. CCBAU 53421 contains the following coding sequences:
- a CDS encoding urease accessory protein, producing the protein MFAILSLGFLLGMQHALEPDHIAAVSSIAARRTHVGDIVKHGLTWGLGHTLTLFIFAGAAILLGRAIPETVAQPIETAVGVMLVGLGVHVWWRLWRDRVHFHTHSHGDGTTHFHAHSHVGDVVAPASTVPHVRAPHGHAHGFRWRTLLVGLMHGMAGSAALLVLTVSQAPDPVIGLGYVALFGVGSMIGMGVLSSVIAVPLAASARWLTWANRGLQIAVGAVTIAIGIHSIIENAFA; encoded by the coding sequence ATGTTCGCAATCTTGAGTCTTGGCTTTCTGCTCGGCATGCAGCACGCGCTGGAGCCGGATCACATCGCGGCGGTATCGAGCATCGCGGCGCGCCGCACCCATGTCGGCGACATCGTCAAGCACGGCCTGACCTGGGGCCTCGGTCACACGCTCACGCTGTTCATCTTCGCCGGCGCGGCGATCCTGCTCGGGCGCGCGATCCCCGAGACGGTGGCGCAGCCGATCGAGACCGCGGTCGGCGTCATGCTGGTCGGCCTCGGCGTGCATGTGTGGTGGCGGCTGTGGCGCGACCGCGTGCACTTCCACACCCATTCGCATGGCGACGGCACCACGCATTTCCACGCCCACAGCCATGTCGGTGACGTCGTGGCGCCTGCGTCCACCGTGCCGCACGTCCGCGCGCCGCACGGCCATGCGCACGGCTTCCGCTGGCGCACGCTGCTGGTCGGCCTGATGCACGGCATGGCCGGCTCCGCGGCGCTGTTGGTGCTGACGGTGTCGCAGGCCCCAGACCCGGTGATCGGGCTCGGCTATGTCGCGCTGTTCGGCGTCGGCTCGATGATCGGGATGGGCGTGCTGTCCAGCGTGATCGCGGTGCCGCTCGCGGCCTCCGCGCGCTGGCTGACCTGGGCCAATCGCGGCCTGCAAATCGCGGTCGGCGCGGTCACGATTGCGATCGGCATCCACTCGATCATCGAGAACGCCTTCGCCTGA